The sequence agtggaaaagtgttctgtggtctgacgagtccacatttcaaattgtttttggaaactgtggacgtcgtgtcctccggaccaaggaggaaaataaccatccggattgttataggcgcaaagttgaaaagccagcatctgtgatggtatgggggtgtattagtgcccaagacattggtaacttacacatctgtgaaggcaccattaatgctgaaaggtacatacaggttttggagcaacatatgttgccatccaagcaacgttactatggacgcccctgtttatttcagcaagtcaagagtagtccagacctgtctcccattgaaaatgtgtggcgcattatgaagcctaaaataccacaacggagacccccggactgttgaacaacttaagctgtacatcaagcaagaatgggaaagaaataCACCTGAgaaccttaaaaaatgtgtctcctcagttcccaaatgtttactgagtgttgttaaaaggaaaggccatgtaacacagtggtgaacatgccctttcccaactactttggcacgtgttgcagccatgaaattctaagttaattattatttgcaaaaaaaaaaaacatttatgagtttgaacatcaaatatcttgtctttgtagtgcattcaattgaatatgggttgaaaaggatttgcaaatcattatattccgtttatatttacatctaacacaatttcccaactcatggaaacgggtttgtacgTAATGTGTCCTTAGTTGAACAATTTTGCAGTCTAAAACAATATaagcaagtatcaaataattatagttgcatataacTTACAGATAAGGCAGAAGCATAttgaaaagtatccagtaacaagcgtgtccgcattgtttaacttactgcgtcatgagcttaacttgatAAATTATTGTGAGCATTTGGTGTCGCCATACAAACAATCACCacaccacttcaacttaaagacagcataagtccatttcaGATGGTCAAtaaaaataggttagtgttttcataCCTTCCATTGTTAtccgtttgactaatttcactttattaagccttttttaacattccacacaacaaagtACGTATGAGTCGTGCTAATATCGTATCGGATTGATATTGGCGTCGGCCTGAGCTCAGATATCAATATCaaattggaagtgaaaaagttgtatcaggacacccttagtaattagattttttatatatttttggcaAACCGAGTTTATTTGTGAAATGCATTGAGGGACATCACAGTAAAAGAAGCATAATGTGTTCATTTATGACATGACATGATGTGACCTGACTTTAGTTTGAGAGAAGAGCTGATCTGTATGTATAGCAATATCGATTAATAGTGGTATCGCAAATGAAATTCTGGACATATCGGTATATCTGATAGTGGTAAAAAAAAGGTCACGGCGGTTTTTAGCTTTGGTAGACTGCACGACTCTGGTATTATGTTTTTCCAAAAAACGCTGCTGTGTGATATAAAAAAGGTGAAACGTAAGGgacatttttaagcatttttgtGAGTGGAAACACATTTTGTTTAAGATATTGGACATTTTATACAAGACAATCAAATTGCCGATGTCATCCGCTATACTAATCACAGCCACTAGGGGGCATAGTCGCATTGTAATGTGATGTATTCAGCATTATAGTcacttcattcattaattcatttCACTTATTAGACTCTGAAAAAGTATTCTGAAGTGTTAAACGTATGAAAACGGTTTATTAATATATGGCTGATTTTCACAGTAAACATTCCCAATCTGTCCGTCATTCTCACCTCCCTTGTAGAGATGGAAATACGACGGGCCCCACGGCGGTCTGCAGCGCCGCCTCGTCCCCCTTGTGGGAGCACACAGAAGCTGTAGCAGCGGCCCGCCTTTCCCCTTACATTATAGAGACACGGCCCATCCTGCTGGTACCAATATCATTTCCATATTAGTGTCCATGCATAAATCCATTCATCTCGTATGAATGCGTAGCTTAAGGTACTTCAATATGCACATAATTCATGCAATCACGCTGCATCTGTTAGGTGCAAACATGTAGGTTTCACTCCCGACACCTGctgagtccaaacaaaacatgttttctagcTTCATGTGTGTAATTTAGCATAtattcattaggtacacatgtgCTACAGTATATGCTTAATAAAAGTAGAGAGTAGGGGTACACAAAAAgattgattcacatccgaatcgcgattcttattcatcccgattctaaattgatttataattttcaaaaatcgatttaaaaaaatacataaataatacatttattttataagactcagtttaaaaaaaaagtttttaggccatctccaagcaaccagaaggagcttttctaacctgcaaTCTGTTTTAAAATAGTTTGATTATAAAtactataccaaataatacattgcgagagtcgtgttgaatcgagggcatcacggtggcacaggggttagtgtgtgtgcctcacaatacgaaggtcctgggtttgatcctgggctcgggatctttctgtatggagtttgcatgttctccccgtgacttggtggattccctccgggtactccggcttcctcccacttccaaagacatgcacctggggataggttatttggcaacactaaatggtccctagtgtgtgaatgtgagtatgaatgttgtctgtctatctgtgttggccctttgatgaggtggcgacttgtccagggtgtaccccgcttcccgcccgcgaccccggaagggacaagcagTGTTGAATcgacaatcgattctgaatcgaatcgtcaccccaggaattggaTCAAAACGTTAGGTACAGAACAAAGTGTATGCACTGTGATGATGATGACCTTGTGCAAACGGGCAGAAGCGCTCCGAGTCGACGCCGCGGTTTCGTTCAATGTATCTGTAAGCATTAGTGAGCATTAGTCTACCAGGTTCTGCGGGCTGAGCGGCACCAGGACCCCCGTCTTCATCTTCATCTGGCCTTCCAGATGCATGACCCGCATGAGCCCTGGTTAAGTCCTCCAGTCCACACTGCGAGGCAACGTTAGGGCCTGCAACGTGCAGTTGGTGGGCTTTAACGTCTCCTCCATCTTTAAAACATTCAGCTTCCTGTTGACCTCCTCTGCTGTCTTAGCAAGAGAGAAAAGCGTCATGGTGGAGGATTTCTGTCTGTTTGAACCACCTTCCCCCACTTGAGGTCAGTGTTCTTTAGTTATGAAACTAACCACGTCTGCTCGGTGGTTCAGTCCCAGGGTGAAGTTCTGTTTACCCATCAAAAGGTCCCAGTTGTGTCTCAGCACCCCTTCCACGTTCTTCTCCCATACGGCTCTCCTGAAGGCTGCCTCGGTctcaaaagcaaaacaaaaagagAGACTTTCAAGCACGCTAGACACACTATGCAACCCCAGGACATCATCTTACCTGGTTCTGATTAACCTTTTCATCCTGTAAGGTCCACTTTAGCCACATGTGTTTTATAGAAGAAGGAGAGCAGCTAAGGACCAGGAGGCCCGAAAAAAGCACAGTGCAAAGAATACGCATTTtgcaacaaacacacaaaagttaCATTTCTATATCAAATTACTTTGGCGTAGTCATGTCTTATTTCCTGCTTTTTTGCTGTGAGGTTCTGAATTGACACCAAAAAATATAGTAATTACTTGGTTTTAGTAGTAATCAtcacaaaaatgtgtttattttcacaaattagttttacaaatattttttgtttgatcattgttattatttcataattttaagcTTTATATCATAGATTTAGAatgccatctattttctaccgcttgtccctcttggggtcgcgggggtagctggagcctatcccagctgcatttgggtggaaggttgtgtacaccctggacaagtctataTTTAAAATGGATCCATTAAAACATCCAAATatgatttttcttttctttgaaaAAACTATCTCTGAAAATGACAACATTTggagatatacattttttatttgaacattgatatttatgtatatttttggATAATTTTGTTGAATTTTGTGGTTTTGTGACCCCGTCGAAAAGCAATTTGCTGCATCATCTGCCTCATATTGTGACCATTGGTGTATCATGCTTGGCTATAATGTATCCAGTTAAAAGCATTTAGACATCACATTTTATGGCAAAACTTAAAGTGAActacatatttttttctaaagatcttctaaaaacatgttttcatttaaaTATCTATCTTTAAAAGTTACATTATACTAATGTTGAACATTTTATAATAGATTtgttaatttttgtgttttttgacgCCCTCGAAAACAGGATGCTACATCATGCTAAGCTATATATGATATGTTTAAAATTGATCAAGTTAAAAGCATTTAGACATAACAGCTAATGGCAAACCTTTAAATGTGTAATATTTTTTGTGTGAAAAATCTATTTCTAAAAATGACAAAATTTGGAGAGACATGTTTTTATTTGAACGACATTGATCCTTATTTTGAATCATTTTGTTCGTTTTTGTGACACCCTCAAACAGGATGCTGTATTACGCTAAAAGCTATGTAtgatatatttaaaatgtatccTGTAAAAGCATTTAGACAACAAATTTCATGGTAACAATTAAAATGAAAAAGCagttttgtttttcaaaaaacCTATCTCTAAAAATGTCATCATTTGGAGATGCGTATTTGTATTTGAACctcgtgttattttttttaataatagtttttatcatttttgtgttttttgtgacCCCCTAAAATACAAGATGCTGCATCATGTTAAGCAACATATGATGTAGTTCAAATGTATCCAG is a genomic window of Nerophis lumbriciformis linkage group LG11, RoL_Nlum_v2.1, whole genome shotgun sequence containing:
- the LOC133610592 gene encoding cathepsin S-like isoform X2; its protein translation is MWLKWTLQDEKVNQNQTEAAFRRAVWEKNVEGVLRHNWDLLMGKQNFTLGLNHRADVTAEEVNRKLNVLKMEETLKPTNCTLQALTLPRSVDWRT
- the LOC133610592 gene encoding cathepsin S-like isoform X1, with the protein product MRILCTVLFSGLLVLSCSPSSIKHMWLKWTLQDEKVNQNQTEAAFRRAVWEKNVEGVLRHNWDLLMGKQNFTLGLNHRADVTAEEVNRKLNVLKMEETLKPTNCTLQALTLPRSVDWRT